A single region of the Nocardioides ochotonae genome encodes:
- a CDS encoding PP2C family protein-serine/threonine phosphatase, producing the protein MSVTVDEAPASWVRDSGVWAGMSIVLLVAMLDRVSLVALTGGFGIGALVTAMMSTARRTAGVAAFALAATLGVGALSEGYGAAEFAVRGLTCLVLGVLAVVSAETRERREARLRRLTVIADAAQRAVLRASPERIGTMGFAVRYVSASEEAGIGGDLYEIAATPFGVRVIVGDVRGKGLPAVQTAASVLGAFRQAALSAPDPATLARRVDDVISRLIDDEEFVTAVFAEFREDGTVALANCGHHPPLLLDADGARVLDTGEPTPPLGLMPDPELAVHPWRPGSRMLLYTDGLVEARDEAGEFFGLDAGTPVLTDRPLPAALDGLVERLRAHVGGRVADDVALVLAEDRTRVGVAHAGR; encoded by the coding sequence ATGAGTGTGACCGTCGACGAGGCTCCCGCCTCGTGGGTGCGAGACTCCGGCGTCTGGGCAGGAATGAGCATCGTGCTGCTCGTCGCGATGCTCGACCGGGTCTCGCTCGTGGCGCTGACCGGTGGCTTCGGCATCGGCGCGCTCGTCACGGCGATGATGTCCACGGCCCGTCGTACGGCGGGGGTCGCCGCGTTCGCCCTCGCGGCCACGCTCGGCGTCGGTGCGCTGTCGGAGGGCTACGGCGCGGCGGAGTTCGCCGTCCGCGGTCTGACCTGCCTGGTGCTCGGGGTGCTGGCCGTCGTGTCGGCCGAGACCCGGGAGCGGCGCGAGGCCCGGCTGCGCCGGCTGACGGTCATCGCCGACGCCGCCCAGCGTGCCGTGCTGCGCGCCTCCCCGGAGCGGATCGGCACCATGGGCTTCGCCGTCCGCTACGTCTCCGCCTCCGAGGAGGCGGGGATCGGCGGGGACCTCTACGAGATCGCCGCGACGCCGTTCGGCGTACGGGTGATCGTCGGGGACGTCCGCGGCAAGGGCCTGCCGGCTGTCCAGACCGCGGCGTCGGTGCTGGGCGCGTTCCGCCAGGCCGCGCTGAGCGCTCCGGACCCCGCGACCCTCGCGCGGAGGGTGGACGACGTGATCTCCCGGCTGATCGACGACGAGGAGTTCGTGACCGCGGTGTTCGCGGAGTTCCGCGAGGACGGCACCGTCGCGCTCGCGAACTGCGGGCACCACCCGCCGCTGCTGCTGGACGCCGACGGCGCCCGGGTGCTGGACACCGGCGAGCCGACGCCGCCGCTCGGGCTGATGCCGGACCCCGAGCTGGCCGTGCACCCGTGGCGACCGGGCTCGCGGATGCTGCTCTACACCGACGGGCTGGTGGAGGCCCGCGACGAGGCGGGGGAGTTCTTCGGGCTCGACGCCGGCACCCCGGTGCTCACCGACCGGCCGCTGCCGGCCGCCCTGGACGGGCTGGTCGAGCGCCTGCGCGCCCACGTGGGCGGCCGGGTGGCCGACGACGTGGCGCTCGTGCTGGCAGAGGACCGGACCCGCGTGGGCGTCGCCCACGCGGGTCGCTGA
- a CDS encoding acyl-CoA dehydrogenase family protein, translating to MSARRVLPTDEAADLVRLVRQIATTELAPRVAEAERTETFPREVFRMLGRTGLLGLPYPEEHGGGGQPYEVYLQVLEEVAAVWASVGVGVSVHALSCFGLVTRGTPEQQARWLPDMLGGELLGAYCLSEPHAGSDPAAMTTSARRDGDDYVITGAKAWTTHGGHADFYKVMARTSDDRQGISCFLVPADSPGLSADRPEEKMGLTGSATATMRFDGVRVPAERRLGEEGDGLRIALAGLDSGRLGIAAVATGLAQGALDQAVAYAKERETFGRRIIDHQGLGFLLADMEAAVQTARAMTLHAARLKDAGRPFSREASIAKLVATDNAMKVTTDAVQVLGGYGYTRDFPVERYMREAKVMQIFEGTNQIQRLVISRGLAGPDTAPIEHA from the coding sequence GTGAGCGCCCGCCGAGTCCTGCCCACCGACGAAGCCGCCGACCTGGTCCGGCTGGTCCGCCAGATCGCCACGACCGAGCTCGCCCCGCGCGTCGCCGAGGCCGAGCGCACCGAGACGTTCCCGCGCGAGGTGTTCCGGATGCTCGGGCGCACCGGCCTGCTGGGCCTGCCCTACCCCGAGGAGCACGGCGGCGGTGGCCAGCCCTACGAGGTCTACCTCCAGGTGCTCGAGGAGGTCGCCGCGGTGTGGGCGTCGGTCGGGGTCGGGGTCTCGGTGCACGCCCTGTCCTGCTTCGGGCTGGTCACCCGCGGCACCCCCGAGCAGCAGGCCAGGTGGCTGCCCGACATGCTCGGGGGCGAGCTGCTCGGTGCCTACTGCCTCTCCGAGCCGCACGCCGGTTCCGACCCGGCGGCGATGACCACCTCCGCCCGCCGCGACGGCGACGACTACGTCATCACCGGTGCCAAGGCCTGGACGACGCACGGCGGGCACGCCGACTTCTACAAGGTGATGGCCCGCACCAGCGACGACCGGCAGGGCATCTCCTGCTTCCTGGTCCCCGCCGACAGCCCGGGCCTGAGCGCCGACCGGCCCGAGGAGAAGATGGGGCTGACCGGTTCGGCGACCGCGACGATGCGCTTCGACGGTGTCCGGGTGCCGGCCGAGCGTCGCCTCGGTGAGGAGGGCGACGGGCTGCGGATCGCACTGGCCGGCCTGGACTCCGGGCGGCTCGGCATCGCCGCGGTGGCGACCGGCCTGGCCCAGGGCGCGCTCGACCAGGCCGTGGCGTACGCCAAGGAGCGCGAGACCTTCGGGCGCCGGATCATCGACCACCAGGGCCTCGGCTTCCTGCTCGCCGACATGGAGGCGGCCGTGCAGACGGCGCGCGCGATGACGCTGCACGCGGCGCGCCTCAAGGACGCCGGGCGTCCGTTCTCCCGCGAGGCCTCGATCGCCAAGCTGGTCGCGACCGACAACGCCATGAAGGTCACCACCGACGCCGTGCAGGTGCTCGGCGGCTACGGCTACACCCGCGACTTCCCGGTGGAGCGCTACATGCGCGAGGCCAAGGTCATGCAGATCTTCGAGGGCACCAACCAGATCCAGCGCCTGGTCATCTCCCGCGGCCTCGCCGGCCCCGACACCGCCCCGATCGAGCACGCCTAG
- a CDS encoding SpoIIE family protein phosphatase — protein MTSAQATAPQGEPEAHTPAYEPATLSNCEREPIHVPGAIQPHGVLLALDADLRVAMASDNVKEMLGVDLDRLLGAELADLLGERAARTIAESVARTGGEGLRLVVEEVAERHGALGAELDVNVHRSGERIIVELEPAADVAVAMPSYRLARGAMQRLARTGTVLELSAQLASEVAGLTGFDRVMVYRFDEDWNGEVIAEERRADLNPFLGLHYPATDIPAQARRLYTVNWTRLIADIDYLPVALTPVHDPDTGQPLDLSHSVLRSVSPIHLEYLGNMGVTASMSVSLVVDGELWGLIACHHYSGPHRPGHDVRAASEFLGQAASQLIAERQRSDQREAQLETGRLLNEITARTSASGPHALDALMADPDLLTLMGATGVALCFDDVITTLGQVPDEAVVRRVAALLRPENNRPASTSRLAEVDPELAAVEDVAAGALVVGSAPDRWLVWFRPELRRVVDWGGDPTNKLLARAEDPEVRLSPRKSFEKWQQDVRGRSAPWEPWHSEAAVAVSSHLASLLFLHAREQIDVAESLQRSVIPQTAPQFEGLDVIARYVPASTFQLGGDWWDAFALDDGRVAFVVGDVAGHGVAAATTMTQVRSAVRAHLFAGESPASALDRTDRFMDGLIEHAVATALIAVVDPVTGRATLAAAGHPPPFLVEDGTSLELEVGRRPLLGLGVVAAVESELQLAPGATLLLYSDGLIERRGVNLGVSLAQLGAIAPPSEQPGEFDSWADRLLAAVPGKRDDDTTLLAVRVRSRD, from the coding sequence ATGACATCAGCTCAGGCCACTGCGCCCCAGGGAGAGCCGGAGGCGCACACCCCGGCGTACGAGCCGGCGACGCTGAGCAACTGCGAGCGCGAGCCGATCCACGTGCCCGGCGCGATCCAGCCGCACGGCGTGCTGCTCGCCCTCGACGCCGACCTGCGGGTCGCGATGGCCTCCGACAACGTCAAGGAGATGCTCGGCGTCGACCTCGACCGGCTGCTCGGCGCGGAGCTCGCCGACCTGCTCGGGGAGCGTGCCGCGCGCACCATCGCGGAGTCCGTCGCCCGCACCGGCGGCGAGGGCCTGCGCCTGGTCGTCGAGGAGGTCGCGGAGCGCCACGGCGCCCTCGGTGCCGAGCTCGACGTCAACGTGCACCGCTCCGGCGAGCGGATCATCGTCGAGCTCGAGCCCGCGGCCGACGTCGCGGTGGCGATGCCCTCCTACCGGCTGGCCCGCGGTGCGATGCAGCGCCTGGCCCGCACCGGCACCGTGCTCGAGCTGAGTGCCCAGCTCGCCAGCGAGGTCGCCGGGCTCACCGGCTTCGACCGGGTGATGGTCTACCGCTTCGACGAGGACTGGAACGGCGAGGTGATCGCGGAGGAGCGCCGCGCCGACCTCAACCCGTTCCTCGGCCTGCACTACCCCGCGACCGACATCCCCGCCCAGGCCCGGCGCCTCTACACCGTCAACTGGACCCGGCTGATCGCCGACATCGACTACCTGCCGGTGGCCCTGACCCCGGTGCACGACCCCGACACGGGTCAGCCGCTGGACCTCTCGCACTCGGTGCTGCGCAGCGTCTCGCCGATCCACCTGGAGTACCTCGGCAACATGGGCGTCACCGCCTCCATGTCGGTCTCCCTGGTCGTCGACGGCGAGCTGTGGGGCCTGATCGCGTGCCACCACTACTCCGGACCGCACCGCCCCGGGCACGACGTCCGCGCCGCCTCGGAGTTCCTCGGCCAGGCGGCCTCCCAGCTGATCGCCGAGCGCCAGCGCTCCGACCAGCGCGAGGCCCAGCTCGAGACCGGTCGGCTGCTCAACGAGATCACTGCACGCACCTCGGCCAGCGGGCCGCACGCCCTCGACGCGCTGATGGCCGATCCCGACCTGCTGACGCTGATGGGCGCCACCGGAGTCGCGCTGTGCTTCGACGACGTCATCACCACCCTCGGTCAGGTGCCCGACGAGGCCGTCGTACGCCGGGTCGCGGCGCTGCTGCGCCCGGAGAACAACCGCCCCGCCTCCACGTCCCGCCTCGCCGAGGTCGACCCCGAGCTCGCCGCCGTCGAGGACGTCGCGGCCGGTGCGCTCGTCGTCGGCTCGGCCCCCGACCGCTGGCTGGTGTGGTTCCGCCCCGAGCTGCGCCGTGTCGTCGACTGGGGCGGCGATCCCACCAACAAGCTGCTCGCCCGCGCCGAGGACCCCGAGGTCCGGCTGAGCCCGCGCAAGTCCTTCGAGAAGTGGCAGCAGGACGTGCGGGGGCGCTCCGCCCCGTGGGAGCCGTGGCACTCCGAGGCCGCCGTGGCGGTCTCCAGCCACCTCGCCAGCCTGCTGTTCCTGCACGCCCGGGAGCAGATCGACGTCGCCGAGTCGCTCCAGCGCAGCGTCATCCCGCAGACGGCGCCGCAGTTCGAGGGCCTCGACGTGATCGCCCGCTACGTGCCGGCCTCGACCTTCCAGCTCGGCGGGGACTGGTGGGACGCCTTCGCCCTCGACGACGGACGCGTCGCGTTCGTCGTCGGTGACGTCGCCGGGCACGGCGTCGCCGCGGCCACCACGATGACCCAGGTCCGCTCGGCGGTGCGCGCCCACCTGTTCGCCGGGGAGTCCCCGGCCTCCGCGCTCGACCGCACCGACCGCTTCATGGACGGCCTCATCGAGCACGCGGTGGCGACCGCGCTGATCGCCGTCGTCGATCCGGTGACCGGTCGCGCCACCCTCGCCGCCGCCGGGCACCCGCCGCCGTTCCTGGTCGAGGACGGCACCTCCCTCGAGCTCGAGGTCGGCCGTCGACCGCTGCTCGGCCTCGGCGTCGTCGCGGCGGTCGAGAGCGAGCTCCAACTGGCGCCCGGCGCGACGCTGCTGCTCTACAGCGACGGGCTGATCGAGCGCCGCGGCGTCAACCTCGGCGTCTCCCTGGCCCAGCTCGGCGCGATCGCCCCGCCCAGTGAGCAGCCCGGCGAGTTCGACAGCTGGGCGGACCGGCTGCTGGCCGCCGTACCCGGCAAGCGCGACGACGACACCACGCTGCTCGCGGTCCGGGTCCGCTCGCGCGACTGA
- a CDS encoding GNAT family N-acetyltransferase — MTRLARPDVALRPSWAATVAEFEGGHIDGSGLGDLPGLDTTEAGCRRAVEHLLAQADPATRLPEDRVPCTFYWILADAPDGRDGAEEVVGHLALRHELNDWLHELGGHIGYSVRPSRRREGHAARALALALVEARELGLERVLVTCDEDNEASRRTIERNGGVLEDVRSGKRRYWIDLGA; from the coding sequence ATGACCCGTCTCGCGCGCCCCGATGTCGCCCTCCGCCCGTCGTGGGCCGCCACGGTGGCGGAGTTCGAGGGCGGTCACATCGACGGCTCCGGCCTCGGCGACCTTCCCGGGCTCGACACCACCGAGGCGGGCTGCCGGCGGGCGGTCGAGCACCTGCTCGCCCAGGCCGACCCGGCCACCCGGCTGCCCGAGGACCGGGTGCCGTGCACGTTCTACTGGATCCTCGCCGACGCCCCCGACGGCCGCGACGGGGCCGAGGAGGTCGTCGGGCACCTCGCGCTGCGTCACGAGCTCAACGACTGGCTGCACGAGCTCGGCGGTCACATCGGCTACTCCGTGCGCCCGAGCCGGCGCCGTGAGGGCCACGCCGCCCGTGCCCTCGCCCTGGCGCTCGTCGAGGCCCGCGAACTCGGCCTGGAGCGGGTCCTGGTGACCTGCGACGAGGACAACGAGGCGTCCCGGCGGACCATCGAGCGCAACGGTGGTGTCCTCGAGGACGTCCGCAGCGGCAAGCGGCGCTACTGGATCGACCTCGGCGCCTGA
- a CDS encoding PaaI family thioesterase: MNGYEHDHTTAEQLQAEVELYTPFTAAVRDLVDATIRTLAGPDEIRAAQAEIEAVTARLRAEQLPGSYGVRLRDDGTARSWGNAVVGLRNPVAPPLRIESDSERVWADFHLGAAYEGPPTFVHGGVTSLLLDQLLGHAASAAGRPGMTASLTLSYRRPTPLGDLRAEAWVDRSEGYKTWAKGVLIGPDGVTVEAEGLFILPRWAREQVAPEDIPASFE; encoded by the coding sequence GTGAACGGCTACGAGCACGACCACACGACCGCCGAGCAGCTGCAGGCCGAGGTGGAGCTCTACACGCCCTTCACCGCTGCGGTCCGCGACCTGGTGGACGCGACCATCCGCACCCTCGCCGGCCCCGACGAGATCCGCGCCGCCCAGGCCGAGATCGAGGCGGTCACCGCCCGGCTGCGCGCCGAGCAGCTGCCCGGCTCCTACGGCGTGCGCCTGCGCGACGACGGCACGGCCCGCTCCTGGGGCAACGCGGTGGTGGGGCTGCGCAACCCGGTCGCGCCCCCGCTGCGCATCGAGTCCGACAGCGAGCGGGTCTGGGCCGACTTCCACCTCGGCGCCGCCTACGAGGGACCGCCGACGTTCGTGCACGGCGGGGTGACCTCGCTGCTGCTCGACCAGCTCCTGGGACACGCGGCCAGCGCCGCCGGACGCCCGGGCATGACCGCGAGCCTGACCCTGAGCTACCGGCGTCCCACGCCGCTCGGCGACCTGCGGGCCGAGGCCTGGGTGGATCGCAGCGAGGGGTACAAGACCTGGGCGAAGGGCGTCCTCATCGGCCCGGACGGGGTCACGGTGGAGGCCGAGGGCCTGTTCATCCTGCCGCGCTGGGCGCGTGAGCAGGTCGCCCCCGAGGACATCCCGGCGTCCTTCGAGTAG
- a CDS encoding NAD(P)/FAD-dependent oxidoreductase: MAALAANDGTGRAARHRVVIIGSGFGGLFGAKSLHDSDVDVTVIAKTTHHLFQPLLYQVATGILSEGEIAPPTREVLSGQKNAQVILGEVTDIDLERREVLSHVLGRETVTPYDSLIVAAGAGQSYFGNDQFAEFAPGMKSIDDALELRGRIFGAFELAELAAGRGESVDHLLTFVVVGAGPTGVEMAGQIAELAHRTLRRDFRAINTHQARVVLVDAAGQVLPPFGTKLGTKAERELSKLGVEVILGAMVTDVDERGLQMKFKDGRVERIESVTKIWAAGVQASPLGRTLAEQTGAPLDRAGRIGVNPDLTLPGHPEVFVVGDMIALDNLPGVAQVAIQGAKYAAKEIDGRLRGKPSQGPFKYFDKGSMAIISRFRAVAMVGNLRVSGIVAWLMWLVVHLFYLTGFKNRVTAVLRWAVSFIGRGRSERTTTEQQVFARSALGRLEGGATDLVSEPGEYDAAREAADQARRIELEAQAAEEARLTDERERGTKAD; this comes from the coding sequence ATGGCAGCGCTGGCAGCGAACGACGGAACCGGACGAGCCGCACGACACCGCGTGGTGATCATCGGCTCCGGCTTCGGGGGGCTCTTCGGAGCCAAGTCGCTCCACGACTCCGACGTCGACGTCACCGTCATCGCGAAGACGACCCACCACCTCTTCCAGCCGCTGCTCTACCAGGTGGCGACCGGCATCCTCTCCGAGGGCGAGATCGCCCCGCCGACCCGTGAGGTGCTCTCCGGGCAGAAGAACGCCCAGGTCATCCTCGGTGAGGTCACCGACATCGACCTCGAGCGCCGTGAGGTCCTCTCCCACGTCCTGGGCCGCGAGACCGTCACGCCGTACGACTCGCTGATCGTGGCGGCGGGTGCGGGGCAGTCCTACTTCGGCAACGACCAGTTCGCCGAGTTCGCGCCGGGGATGAAGAGCATCGACGACGCCCTGGAGCTGCGCGGGCGGATCTTCGGCGCCTTCGAGCTCGCCGAGCTGGCCGCCGGTCGCGGTGAGTCGGTCGACCACCTGCTGACCTTCGTGGTCGTCGGCGCGGGGCCGACGGGCGTGGAGATGGCCGGCCAGATCGCCGAGCTCGCGCACCGCACCCTGCGCCGGGACTTCCGCGCCATCAACACCCACCAGGCCCGCGTGGTGCTGGTCGACGCCGCGGGCCAGGTGCTGCCGCCGTTCGGCACCAAGCTCGGCACCAAGGCCGAGCGCGAGCTGTCCAAGCTCGGTGTCGAGGTGATCCTCGGTGCGATGGTCACCGACGTCGACGAGCGCGGCCTGCAGATGAAGTTCAAGGACGGCCGCGTCGAGCGGATCGAGAGCGTCACCAAGATCTGGGCCGCGGGCGTGCAGGCGAGCCCGCTCGGCCGCACCCTCGCCGAGCAGACCGGTGCGCCGCTGGACCGCGCCGGCCGCATCGGCGTCAACCCCGACCTCACCCTCCCCGGGCACCCGGAGGTCTTCGTGGTCGGCGACATGATCGCCCTCGACAACCTCCCGGGCGTCGCGCAGGTCGCGATCCAGGGAGCGAAGTACGCCGCCAAGGAGATCGACGGCCGGCTGCGGGGCAAGCCCTCCCAAGGGCCGTTCAAGTACTTCGACAAGGGCTCGATGGCCATCATCAGCCGCTTCCGCGCGGTCGCGATGGTCGGCAACCTGCGCGTCAGCGGCATCGTCGCCTGGCTGATGTGGCTGGTCGTGCACCTCTTCTACCTCACCGGGTTCAAGAACCGGGTGACGGCGGTGCTGCGCTGGGCGGTCTCCTTCATCGGCCGCGGTCGCTCCGAGAGGACCACCACCGAGCAGCAGGTGTTCGCGCGCAGCGCGCTCGGCCGGCTCGAGGGCGGCGCGACCGACCTGGTCTCCGAGCCCGGCGAGTACGACGCGGCGCGCGAAGCCGCCGATCAGGCTCGACGCATCGAGCTGGAGGCCCAGGCCGCTGAGGAGGCCCGGCTCACCGACGAGCGCGAGCGGGGCACCAAGGCCGACTGA
- a CDS encoding ATP-binding protein, producing the protein MPLNRPALSLGIGPRGVQEARRWVLNTCHDIGRDDLAECAELGVSELVTNALLHGTHPITVRVRGTAEHPRVEVRDGSRERPQLPTEIDPEDDLLLTFGRGLSIVARCADAWGAVIEEDGKIVWFAPARDFAEDDGVTGVITGDEEDPVAVPEDPVSVQIRGVPLADYLAFQRHFRELGREVRLLALAHQSDYPLAQDLSDLFCALDRQLREGVGLDSLEEATTPGDELTDVDLVASRASTRTMARFIDMLDLADEFCRQQRLLSLARSPRQRAFQRWYLGEFVRQGSGETPKAWQEFAADALEDDDLALDGQRSRAS; encoded by the coding sequence GTGCCCTTGAACCGGCCCGCCCTCTCCTTGGGCATCGGCCCGCGGGGGGTGCAGGAAGCGCGCCGGTGGGTCCTGAACACCTGTCACGACATCGGGCGCGACGACCTCGCGGAGTGCGCCGAGCTCGGTGTCTCCGAGCTGGTCACCAACGCACTGCTGCACGGCACCCACCCGATCACCGTGCGGGTGCGCGGCACCGCGGAGCACCCGCGCGTGGAGGTCCGCGACGGCTCCCGCGAGCGCCCGCAGCTGCCCACGGAGATCGACCCCGAGGACGACCTGCTGCTGACGTTCGGGCGCGGGCTGAGCATCGTGGCGCGCTGCGCCGACGCCTGGGGCGCGGTGATCGAGGAGGACGGCAAGATCGTCTGGTTCGCCCCGGCCCGCGACTTCGCCGAGGACGACGGCGTCACCGGTGTCATCACCGGCGACGAGGAGGACCCGGTCGCCGTCCCCGAGGACCCGGTCTCGGTCCAGATCCGCGGCGTCCCGCTCGCCGACTACCTGGCCTTCCAGCGCCACTTCCGCGAGCTCGGCCGCGAGGTGCGCCTGCTGGCGCTCGCCCACCAGTCGGACTACCCGCTCGCGCAGGACCTCAGCGACCTCTTCTGCGCCCTCGACCGCCAACTGCGCGAGGGCGTGGGCCTGGACTCGCTGGAGGAGGCGACCACCCCCGGCGACGAGCTCACCGACGTCGACCTGGTCGCCTCTCGCGCCAGCACCCGCACGATGGCGCGCTTCATCGACATGCTCGACCTGGCCGACGAGTTCTGCCGCCAGCAGCGACTGCTCTCGCTGGCGCGCAGCCCCCGCCAGCGAGCCTTCCAGCGCTGGTACCTCGGCGAGTTCGTCCGCCAGGGAAGCGGCGAGACCCCGAAGGCATGGCAGGAGTTCGCCGCCGACGCCCTGGAGGACGACGACCTCGCGCTCGACGGGCAGCGCTCCCGCGCCTCCTAG
- a CDS encoding metallopeptidase family protein, with product MAPEPLDRLDVDRERFDALVDAALDQIPDELASLVRNVVVLVEDEPPAGEPADLLGLYDGVALTERDSMYGATLPDRIFIFRNPLLEFCASEEELVEEVRITVVHEVAHHFGISDERLHDLGYA from the coding sequence GTGGCCCCTGAACCCCTTGACCGGCTCGATGTCGACCGCGAGCGCTTCGACGCCCTCGTCGACGCCGCGCTCGACCAGATCCCCGACGAGCTCGCGTCACTGGTGCGCAACGTGGTGGTCCTCGTCGAGGACGAGCCGCCGGCGGGCGAGCCCGCGGACCTGCTCGGCCTCTACGACGGGGTGGCCCTGACCGAGCGCGACAGCATGTACGGCGCGACGCTGCCGGACCGGATCTTCATCTTCCGCAACCCGCTGCTCGAGTTCTGTGCGTCCGAGGAGGAGCTGGTGGAGGAGGTGCGGATCACCGTCGTGCACGAGGTCGCGCACCACTTCGGCATCAGCGACGAGCGGCTGCACGACCTCGGGTACGCCTGA
- a CDS encoding GTPase domain-containing protein — MTGMTGVGKSELVEHLAGRPRADDEIAEAGSAVLERRVRRGRGLHGFRFRVVPGENAATRLGALDEVFHDDPVDGVLHVVAHGYATGRRTAGTSGVRAVDREEQLARELEDWTVTAHRIASMAVRRPRPTWLVVAVTKVDLFPDRVEEVVEAYSPGSGTPFGDRLDELRALAGAAKLSVDVLPVCSRVEPGGPISAARRDAYLDALATRMGQLAGHR; from the coding sequence GTGACCGGTATGACCGGGGTCGGCAAGAGTGAGCTGGTCGAGCATCTCGCCGGTCGCCCGCGCGCCGACGACGAGATCGCCGAGGCGGGGTCGGCGGTCCTGGAGCGACGGGTCCGGCGCGGCCGCGGCCTGCACGGCTTCCGGTTCCGCGTCGTGCCCGGCGAGAACGCCGCGACCCGCCTCGGCGCCCTCGATGAGGTCTTCCACGATGACCCCGTCGACGGCGTGCTGCACGTCGTCGCCCACGGCTACGCCACCGGTCGCCGTACCGCCGGCACCTCCGGCGTCCGTGCGGTCGACCGCGAGGAGCAGCTGGCCCGCGAGCTCGAGGACTGGACCGTGACCGCGCACCGCATCGCCTCGATGGCGGTACGCCGCCCGCGGCCGACCTGGCTCGTGGTGGCGGTGACCAAGGTCGATCTCTTCCCCGACCGGGTCGAGGAGGTCGTGGAGGCCTACTCCCCGGGCAGTGGCACCCCGTTCGGCGACCGGCTCGATGAGCTCCGCGCGCTCGCGGGCGCCGCGAAGCTCTCCGTCGACGTGCTGCCCGTGTGCAGCCGGGTCGAGCCGGGCGGGCCGATCTCGGCCGCACGCCGGGACGCCTACCTCGACGCGCTCGCCACCCGGATGGGACAGCTCGCCGGGCACCGCTGA
- a CDS encoding SDR family oxidoreductase has product MPRRVVVTGSASGIGQAVAALLRERGDEVIGIDLRDAEVRADLSTAEGRAEAIDAVRELSGGTIDAVVTCAGVARPGELMVRVNYFGTTEIVEGLRPLLAGSPTPRVAVVGSISATQTPDAQVLAACLADDESGASAAAALAVQGPGANTIYPATKAALAQWARRTAIAPGWADAGIALNVVSPGVVLTPMTTALFADDAMREVMDKAVPMPLHGYATPEDVARVLIWLVEPTTTHITGQVIYVDGGAEATLRGPDRF; this is encoded by the coding sequence ATGCCCCGTCGAGTCGTCGTCACCGGAAGCGCGTCCGGCATCGGTCAGGCCGTCGCCGCCCTCCTGCGCGAGCGAGGCGACGAGGTCATCGGCATCGACCTTCGTGACGCCGAGGTCCGTGCCGACCTCAGCACCGCCGAGGGGCGCGCCGAGGCGATCGACGCCGTACGCGAGCTGAGCGGCGGGACGATCGACGCCGTCGTCACCTGTGCCGGCGTCGCCCGCCCCGGCGAGCTGATGGTCCGCGTGAACTACTTCGGCACCACCGAGATCGTCGAGGGCCTGCGTCCCCTCCTCGCCGGCTCGCCCACGCCGCGGGTCGCGGTGGTCGGCTCGATCAGCGCCACCCAGACCCCGGACGCGCAGGTCCTCGCGGCCTGCCTGGCCGACGACGAGAGCGGCGCATCCGCCGCCGCGGCGCTGGCCGTGCAGGGACCCGGGGCGAACACCATCTACCCGGCCACGAAGGCCGCCCTTGCCCAGTGGGCCCGGCGCACCGCGATCGCCCCCGGATGGGCCGACGCCGGAATCGCGCTCAATGTCGTCTCCCCCGGCGTGGTGCTCACCCCGATGACGACGGCACTCTTCGCCGACGACGCCATGCGCGAGGTCATGGACAAGGCGGTGCCGATGCCGCTGCACGGCTACGCCACGCCCGAGGACGTCGCGCGCGTGCTGATCTGGCTGGTGGAGCCGACCACCACCCACATCACCGGCCAGGTGATCTACGTCGACGGTGGCGCCGAGGCCACCCTGCGCGGCCCCGACCGGTTCTGA
- a CDS encoding DUF3073 domain-containing protein gives MGRGRAKAKQTKVARDLKYRTHETDFGKLAQELHGGEKNHTEDPVDPEVLEKWADYSEPHRD, from the coding sequence ATGGGGCGCGGCCGAGCAAAGGCCAAGCAGACGAAGGTCGCCCGCGACCTGAAGTACCGCACTCACGAGACGGACTTCGGGAAGTTGGCCCAAGAGCTGCACGGCGGTGAGAAGAACCACACCGAGGACCCGGTAGATCCCGAGGTCCTGGAGAAGTGGGCAGACTACTCCGAACCGCACCGCGACTGA